A stretch of the Portunus trituberculatus isolate SZX2019 chromosome 11, ASM1759143v1, whole genome shotgun sequence genome encodes the following:
- the LOC123502279 gene encoding uncharacterized protein LOC123502279 gives MVKGQDATSHGRRWEENEGEGCNWSELVIRSRDCSDPVRPAPSRKDSLASHWAYIDRCRRCYRYSEGHCLALGLHCRPANTRVAVAATGTEGLRLAAAWQTPATPPPLTPPQSRDSASHSRHPPIQRLLPLPPHYGGVTVLGSVVTTE, from the exons atggtgaAGGGCCAGGATGCTACGTCACACGGGAGACGctgggaggagaacgagggagaagggtgtaactggagt gagttggtGATCCGAAGCCGTGACTGCAGCGATCCCGTGCGTCCTGCACCATCAAGGAAGGACTCTCTGGCTTCGCACTGGGCCTACATTGACCGTTGCCGCCGCTGCTACCGCTACTCGGAGGGGCACTGCCTCGCATTGGGCCTTCACTGCCGTCCCGCTAATACACGTGTCGCCGTCGCAGCTACTGGCACTGAGGGACTTCGCCTCGCAGCGGCCTGGCAAacacctgctacaccaccaccactaactccacCGCAGTCCAGAGATTCAGCTTCGCATAGCAGACATCCTCCTATTCAACgcttgctgccactaccacctcatTATGGTGGTGTCACTGTACTTGGATCTGTTGTCACTACTGAATAA